A window of Psychroflexus sp. ALD_RP9 contains these coding sequences:
- a CDS encoding cytochrome C oxidase subunit IV family protein, giving the protein MATDTTHNKSSATKRIWEVFIILSVLTIVEVILGIIKPEFLVETDFAITSLLNWIFIILTIFKAYYITWAFMHMEHESAGLRRTVVWTGVFLICYLIAILLIEGDYIHDVYTNGYISWDF; this is encoded by the coding sequence ATGGCAACAGATACAACACACAATAAATCATCAGCAACAAAACGAATTTGGGAAGTCTTCATAATACTTTCTGTTTTAACTATTGTAGAAGTGATTTTAGGGATAATAAAACCTGAATTTCTAGTAGAAACCGACTTCGCAATAACCTCACTACTGAACTGGATTTTCATTATCCTTACCATTTTCAAAGCGTATTACATTACATGGGCATTTATGCACATGGAGCATGAGTCTGCAGGCTTACGAAGAACAGTTGTTTGGACTGGCGTGTTTCTCATCTGCTACCTTATTGCTATTTTACTAATTGAAGGAGATTATATACATGATGTATACACCAATGGTTATATTAGTTGGGATTTCTAA
- a CDS encoding cytochrome c oxidase subunit 3, with product MESTTVAKTGTEGKLWGGGDSKPLKASYGKLMMWFFITSDALTFSAFLAAYGFSRFKFINEWPIADEVFNHFPFLHGVDAPMYYVALMTFILIFSSVTMVLAVDAGHHMKKNKVVTYMALTILGGIVFLGSQAWEWKNFIKGEYGAIETKGGDILQFVDNDGHRVSINDIAVPLTEIDREHKANNGIWYQSGNEQPSVTLEEIKAGFMQKSEYSIRTMQLNEAGEKTILDRAEAEQYLNNRVTRVVEGANLTRNEYGPQLFADFFFFITGFHGFHVFSGVVILIIIFFNVLIGTYEKRGSYEMVEKVGLYWHFVDLVWVFVFTFFYLV from the coding sequence ATGGAGTCTACAACTGTTGCTAAAACAGGAACCGAAGGTAAACTTTGGGGTGGCGGAGACAGCAAGCCACTTAAAGCAAGCTACGGTAAGTTAATGATGTGGTTTTTCATCACTTCAGATGCCCTTACTTTTTCAGCATTCTTAGCCGCTTACGGTTTTTCAAGATTTAAATTTATTAATGAATGGCCTATCGCCGACGAAGTATTTAATCACTTCCCTTTTTTACATGGTGTGGATGCACCAATGTATTATGTTGCCTTAATGACATTCATACTTATTTTTTCATCTGTAACAATGGTGCTTGCCGTTGATGCTGGACATCATATGAAAAAAAACAAAGTAGTTACCTATATGGCGCTGACTATTTTAGGTGGTATTGTATTCTTAGGCTCACAAGCTTGGGAATGGAAAAACTTTATCAAAGGCGAATATGGCGCTATAGAAACAAAAGGTGGCGATATACTTCAATTTGTTGATAATGACGGCCATCGAGTTTCAATTAATGATATTGCAGTCCCACTAACTGAAATAGATCGAGAACATAAAGCCAATAATGGTATCTGGTATCAATCAGGTAACGAACAGCCAAGTGTTACGCTAGAAGAAATTAAGGCTGGCTTTATGCAAAAAAGCGAATATTCGATCAGAACAATGCAACTAAATGAAGCAGGTGAAAAAACGATTTTAGATAGAGCTGAAGCTGAACAATATCTTAATAATCGAGTAACTAGAGTGGTTGAAGGTGCTAACCTTACTAGAAATGAATATGGACCACAATTATTTGCAGACTTCTTTTTCTTTATCACTGGTTTTCACGGTTTTCACGTATTCTCTGGTGTAGTGATTTTAATAATTATATTTTTTAATGTTCTTATAGGCACTTACGAGAAAAGAGGCTCTTACGAAATGGTAGAAAAAGTTGGTCTTTATTGGCACTTTGTAGACCTTGTTTGGGTTTTCGTTTTCACATTCTTCTATCTTGTATAA